Part of the Nitrospirota bacterium genome, TCTGGACCTGCGGCGGGAGTTGGGCGTGAGGAGCCTGTTCCACCCGGTCGCCAAAATGCTGAATCCGGCCAGGGCCGGATCGCAGGTCATCGGCCTGAGCCATCCGCCCTATTTCGAAAAGACGGCCGAAGCCTTGAAGCTGCTCGGCGGCAGGCGGGCGCTGATCCTCCGCGGCGTCGAAGGGGAGCCGGAGCTCTCGATCGCGTCCGTGACCAAGGTGCTGGAGCTGCACGACGAGCGCATCTTCCCGCTGACCCTGCAGCCCAAGGACTTCGGGCTGCCGATGGCCTCTTCCCAGGTCATGGCCGGGTTTCCCCCCGCGCAGGTCGAGCAGGAGGCCGCATTGCTCGCGCGCCTCCTGCGCAACGAGTTGCGGGGCGGCCAGCGGGACTGGATCGCGCTGAACGCCGCCATGCTGCTCTACGCGGCCGGCAAGGCCGCCTCGATCTCGGCCGCGCTGCCCCCGGCCCAGCAGGCCCTGGACTCGGGCGCCGCGGCCCGCAAGCTGGTGGAGCTCGCAACGGCCGGAGAGCCAGTCGGCGCGGTTGTCACGAAAACGTGAGTTGCGAAGTTCGCTGTTGATCAGAAACTGAAAACTGACAACTCTTTTGTTTATGAAGCACCTCCGCCAGCTCGAAGACCAGAGCGTCTACATCCTGCGCGAAGCCTACAAGCACTTCGACAACCTGGCCATGCTCTGGTCCATGGGAAAGGACTCGACCGTGCTCCTGTGGCTGGCGCGCAAGGCGTTTTTCGGCCACGTCCCCTTTCCCCTGCTGCACGTGGACACCAGCTACAAGATCCCCGAGATGATCCAATACCGCGACCGGCTGGCGCGCGAATGGCGCCTGAACCTGGTGGTCGGGCAGAACAAGGAGGCGCTGGCCGCCGGCATGAACCACACGAAGGGCCGGGTGGTCTGCTGCACGGCCTTGAAGACCGAGGGGCTGAAGCAGCTCATCGAGCAGCGGGGCTACACCGGGATCATCCTCGGCGTGCGGGCGGACGAGGAGGGGACCAGGGCCAAGGAGCGGTACTTCTCCCCGCGCGACAAGAACAACGAGTGGGACTTCCGCGACCAGCCGCCGGAGCTCTGGGACCAGTTCAAGACCACGTTCCCGCCGGGGACGCACATCCGCATCCACCCCTTGCTGGATTGGACCGAGATCAACATCTGGGAATACATCAAGCTGGAGAACATCCCGTTCATTGACCTCTATCTGGACCGGGGGGACGGGACCCGCTACCGGAGCCTGGGCTGCGCCCCCTGCACGTTCCCGATCAAGTCCACCGCCAAGACCGTGGACGACATCATCCGGGAGCTGCGCGAGACCACCGTGCCCGAGCGGGCCGGCCGGGCGCAGGACGAGGGGCGCGGGATGGAGCTGCTCCGCAAAGAAGGCTACATGTGAGTGAAACAATGCTGAACGATGAACGCGGAACGCTGAATCAGGCCTCTGTCCGTTCATCACCCATCATTCAGAGTGCGACATTCTGACCATGAACGCCACCAACACCAAGCCCGGCGAGCACCTCAACATCGTGATCGTCGGCCACGTGGACCACGGGAAGTCCACGCTGCTGGGCCGGCTCTACGCCGACACCGGCTCGCTCCCCGACGGCAAGCTGGAGAAGGTCCGGGCCATCTGCCGCCAGCAGGGCAAGGAGTTCGAGTACGCCTTCCTCTTCGACGCCTTTTTGGAGGAGCAGGAGCAGGGGATCACGATCGACACGGCCCGCACCTTCTTCACCTGGAAGCAGCGGCAGTACATCATCATCGACGCGCCTGGGCACAAGGAATTCCTCAAGAACATGATCTCCGGCGCCGCGCGGGCGGAGGCGGCGCTGCTGCTGATCGACGCGCTCGAGGGCGTGCGGGAGCAGTCCAAGAAGCACGGCTATCTGCTCTCCCTGCTGGGCGTCAAACAGGTGGCCGTGGTCGTGAACAAGATGGACCTGGTCGGCTACCGGCAGGACGTCTTCCGGGGGATCGAGAAGGAGTATCGGGACTTCCTGGCCCAGTTGAAGGTCGTGCCGGAGCAGGTCATCCCGGTGAGCGCGAAGCTGGGCGACAACATCGCCGGCCGCAGCGACGCCATGCCCTGGTACGGCGGGCCGACCGTGCTCGAGACGCTCGAGCGCTTCCGCAAGGAGGCGGCCCGCATCGAGCAGCCGCTCCGGTTCCCGATCCAGGACGTCTACAAGTTCGACGCGCGGCGGATTCTCGCCGGCCGGATCACGGCCGGCCGCCTGCGGGTGGGCGACCGCCTGGTCTTCTCCCCGTCCAACAAGACGGCCGGCGTCAAGTCCGTCGAGGCCTTCAACGTCGAGCCGCCGCCGGCCGAGGCGCAGGCCGGCCAGTCGGTCGGGATCACGCTGGACGAGCAGATCTTCGTCGAGCGCGGCGAGCTGGTCTCCCACCAGGACGACCTGCCGCTCGTGTCCACCGCCTTTCGCGCCAACCTCTTCTGGCTGGGCCGCCGCCCGCTGGAGCAGGACCGCCAGTACGTCCTGCGGCTCGCGACCCGCGAAGTCGAATGCCAGGTGGCCATCATCCACCGGATCGTGGACGCGACCGACCTGGCCCAGCAGTTGGGCGGGAACGTCGTGGGCCGGAACCAGGTGGCCGAGCTGACGATCCGGACCAAGGCCCCGGTGGCGTTCGACCTCTCCAGCTCGTTCGAGGCGACAGGGCGGTTCGTCCTCGTGGACGAGTACGACATCGCGGGCGGCGGCATCGTCACTGAGCTGGTCCACGACGAGCAGGAGTTCCTGCGGGACGAGGCGCGGCGGCGCGACTTCGCCTGGGTCAAGGGGGAGGTCCGCCCGGAGGACCGCGCGCTCCACTACGGCCACCGGGCCGCGGTCGTGCTGTTCACCGGCGCCCCGCACACGGGCAAGTCGTTCCTCGCGCGCAAGCTGGAGTCGCTCCTGGTGGCGGAGGGACGGCACGCCTATCTCTTGGAAGGGGAGAACCTCCAGCGCGGCCTGGACGCGGACCTGGCGGCGACGGACCGGGCGGCCACGACGGAGACGATGCGCCGCTACGGGGAGGTGGCGCGGCTGCTGACCGACACGGGCCTGATCGTGGTGACCACGACCAAGACCTTCGCCAACGCCTACCGCGTGGCGGCCCAGGCGATCCGAACGCTGGTCCACCCGGCCCCGGTCGTGGCCGTCCACATGAGCAAGGGGGAGGAGGAGCCGCCGCCCGACACGGACCTGCACTTCGTGGGGCCCCAGAACTTCGACGAGGCGGCCCGCCGGGTGATCGAGGAGCTCAAGAAGCGTGGGGTGCTGGCGCAGGCCATCGGCGCCAAGCCGACGTTCCAGTACTCGATCTGAACAGCAGGCGCGAGGTGCGGGGCACGAGGCGAGAGGGTTCGTGCGTGGTTTGACTCCGTGGAAAACCCTGTGTTAGGGTTGCTGCCTCAAGCCCAAGCAAGAGGCGATGATCTGTGACCCATAGCCTCTCGCCCCTCGCCTCGCGCCTTCTGAAAGGGCCGCATGGAAGAAAAAAACCTCAAGACGATCCTGGATAAGCTCCAGTACACCGACGACGCCAAGGTGATCCAGCAGATCACCGAGCAGGTGAAGCAGGTGCAGGCCCGCATGGCCGGTATCCGGCGCAAGCTCGTGGTCATGAGCGGGAAGGGCGGCGTCGGGAAGAGCATGACGACCGTCAACCTGGCGCTGGCCTTTGCCCGGCTGGGCCACAAGGTCGGCCTGCTGGACGTGGACCTGAACGGTCCCTGCGTCCCGCGCATGCTCGGCATGCACGGCCAGTCGCTCACGCTTACGCCGGAGGGCGCGCTGCCGCCGACCGGCCCCCTGGGCGTCAAGGTCGCCTCCATGGACTTCTTCCTGGACGCCGGCTCGCCGGTCCGCTGGAAGGGCCCGATGGACCTCAGCCCGGTCTGGCTGGGGGTGATGGAGATGAACGTGATCCGGGAGTTCCTGGCGGACGTGGCCTGGGGCGAGTTGGATTACCTGCTGACCGACCTGCCGCCCGGCGCCGCCGCCGACAAGCCGCCCGTGATCGCCGGGTTCATCCCGGACCTCGCCGGCGCCATCGTCGTGACGACCCCCTCGGAGGTGGCCTCCGACGTGGTCCAGAAGTCCATCACCTACGCGCGGGACATGGGGATCAAGGTCCTGGGCCTGGTCGAGAACATGAGCACCTACCGCTGCCCCTCCTGCGGGTCCGAGCACGAGCTGTTCGAGGGCAATACCGAGGCCCTGTGCGAGGCCCTGGACGTGCCGCTCCTGGGCCGCATCCCGTTCGACCGGACGCTGGCCCGCACCTTCGACAAGGGCGCGCCGCTGCTGGACGAGACCTA contains:
- a CDS encoding Mrp/NBP35 family ATP-binding protein, whose product is MEEKNLKTILDKLQYTDDAKVIQQITEQVKQVQARMAGIRRKLVVMSGKGGVGKSMTTVNLALAFARLGHKVGLLDVDLNGPCVPRMLGMHGQSLTLTPEGALPPTGPLGVKVASMDFFLDAGSPVRWKGPMDLSPVWLGVMEMNVIREFLADVAWGELDYLLTDLPPGAAADKPPVIAGFIPDLAGAIVVTTPSEVASDVVQKSITYARDMGIKVLGLVENMSTYRCPSCGSEHELFEGNTEALCEALDVPLLGRIPFDRTLARTFDKGAPLLDETYPTLQRYREIAERVQALVDYKKVLAEKL
- a CDS encoding GTP-binding protein, which gives rise to MNATNTKPGEHLNIVIVGHVDHGKSTLLGRLYADTGSLPDGKLEKVRAICRQQGKEFEYAFLFDAFLEEQEQGITIDTARTFFTWKQRQYIIIDAPGHKEFLKNMISGAARAEAALLLIDALEGVREQSKKHGYLLSLLGVKQVAVVVNKMDLVGYRQDVFRGIEKEYRDFLAQLKVVPEQVIPVSAKLGDNIAGRSDAMPWYGGPTVLETLERFRKEAARIEQPLRFPIQDVYKFDARRILAGRITAGRLRVGDRLVFSPSNKTAGVKSVEAFNVEPPPAEAQAGQSVGITLDEQIFVERGELVSHQDDLPLVSTAFRANLFWLGRRPLEQDRQYVLRLATREVECQVAIIHRIVDATDLAQQLGGNVVGRNQVAELTIRTKAPVAFDLSSSFEATGRFVLVDEYDIAGGGIVTELVHDEQEFLRDEARRRDFAWVKGEVRPEDRALHYGHRAAVVLFTGAPHTGKSFLARKLESLLVAEGRHAYLLEGENLQRGLDADLAATDRAATTETMRRYGEVARLLTDTGLIVVTTTKTFANAYRVAAQAIRTLVHPAPVVAVHMSKGEEEPPPDTDLHFVGPQNFDEAARRVIEELKKRGVLAQAIGAKPTFQYSI
- the cysD gene encoding sulfate adenylyltransferase subunit CysD; the protein is MKHLRQLEDQSVYILREAYKHFDNLAMLWSMGKDSTVLLWLARKAFFGHVPFPLLHVDTSYKIPEMIQYRDRLAREWRLNLVVGQNKEALAAGMNHTKGRVVCCTALKTEGLKQLIEQRGYTGIILGVRADEEGTRAKERYFSPRDKNNEWDFRDQPPELWDQFKTTFPPGTHIRIHPLLDWTEINIWEYIKLENIPFIDLYLDRGDGTRYRSLGCAPCTFPIKSTAKTVDDIIRELRETTVPERAGRAQDEGRGMELLRKEGYM
- the trpD gene encoding anthranilate phosphoribosyltransferase, which encodes MRQLIAKIGKGPKASKDLTWEEAKRAMRLLIEGQATPAQAGAFLLAMRMKGESVAELAAFTAVAREYVGPLPLPKPLPLVDVPAYAGKQETFHAVIGAAIVAAAGGAAVLVHGHEGIPERPGTAGVLAKLGIPTDLKPGQVAEELAAKGFAYLDIALYHPPVARFLDLRRELGVRSLFHPVAKMLNPARAGSQVIGLSHPPYFEKTAEALKLLGGRRALILRGVEGEPELSIASVTKVLELHDERIFPLTLQPKDFGLPMASSQVMAGFPPAQVEQEAALLARLLRNELRGGQRDWIALNAAMLLYAAGKAASISAALPPAQQALDSGAAARKLVELATAGEPVGAVVTKT